A single Pseudodesulfovibrio aespoeensis Aspo-2 DNA region contains:
- a CDS encoding uracil-xanthine permease family protein gives MHDVHSTEYSFKPKDALLGAQMLFVAFGALVLVPLLTGLDANVALFTAGAGTLLFQAVTRGKVPVFLASSFAFIAPIIYGVQTWGIPATMCGLFGAGVLYVVISLLVRIFGVGMLRRILPPVVTGPVIMVIGLILAPVAVHMAMGRTGDGSAWLVPSATAMIIAGVALLTTILASLLGRGWIKLIPILLGITAGYATSLVLDATGFAAATQAAFDPGQLPNWTAPTLVDFSKIGAAPLLAVPNFVFPTWNLEAILFIVPVAIAPAIEHFGDVLAIGNISGKDYVKDPGVQNTLLGDGLATSLAAALGGPPNTTYSEVSGAVALTRAFNPGIMTWAAITAIVLAFVGKLGAFLGTIPTPVMGGIMILLFGAITVIGINTLVRAGNDLMLPRNLAVVGIILVVGIGGMTFDMVSVKLGGIGLAGIVGVVLNLVLPCKNCNDPLPDEVSPSAPDHHTDL, from the coding sequence ATGCATGACGTTCATTCCACAGAGTACAGTTTCAAACCCAAGGACGCGCTGCTGGGCGCGCAGATGCTCTTCGTCGCCTTTGGCGCGTTGGTGCTGGTCCCGCTGCTCACGGGCCTTGATGCCAACGTGGCCCTGTTCACCGCGGGCGCGGGCACCCTGCTCTTCCAGGCCGTCACCAGGGGCAAGGTGCCGGTCTTCCTGGCGTCGAGCTTTGCCTTCATCGCGCCCATCATCTACGGCGTCCAGACCTGGGGCATCCCGGCCACCATGTGCGGCCTCTTCGGCGCGGGCGTGCTCTATGTAGTCATCAGCCTTCTCGTGCGCATCTTCGGCGTGGGCATGCTGCGCCGCATCCTGCCGCCCGTGGTCACCGGCCCGGTGATCATGGTCATCGGCCTGATCCTGGCCCCGGTGGCCGTGCACATGGCCATGGGCCGCACCGGCGACGGCTCGGCCTGGCTCGTGCCGAGCGCCACGGCCATGATCATCGCGGGCGTGGCCTTGCTGACCACCATTTTAGCCTCCCTGCTCGGCAGGGGCTGGATCAAGCTCATCCCCATCCTGCTCGGCATCACGGCGGGCTACGCCACCTCGCTGGTTCTCGACGCCACCGGCTTTGCCGCCGCCACCCAGGCCGCCTTCGACCCCGGCCAGCTCCCCAACTGGACTGCGCCGACCCTGGTGGACTTCAGCAAGATCGGCGCGGCTCCGCTGCTGGCCGTGCCCAACTTCGTCTTCCCCACCTGGAACCTCGAAGCCATCCTGTTCATCGTGCCCGTGGCCATCGCCCCGGCCATCGAGCACTTCGGCGACGTGCTGGCCATCGGCAACATCTCGGGCAAGGACTACGTCAAGGACCCCGGCGTGCAGAACACCCTGCTGGGTGACGGTCTGGCCACCTCCCTGGCCGCGGCCCTGGGCGGCCCGCCCAACACCACCTACTCCGAGGTCTCGGGCGCGGTGGCCCTGACCCGGGCCTTCAACCCCGGCATCATGACCTGGGCGGCCATCACGGCCATCGTCCTTGCCTTTGTGGGCAAGCTGGGCGCGTTCCTCGGCACCATCCCGACACCGGTTATGGGCGGCATCATGATCCTGCTCTTCGGCGCCATCACGGTCATTGGCATCAACACCCTGGTGCGCGCGGGCAACGACCTGATGCTGCCGCGCAACCTGGCCGTCGTGGGCATCATCCTGGTGGTCGGCATCGGCGGCATGACCTTTGACATGGTCAGCGTCAAGCTGGGCGGCATCGGCCTTGCGGGTATCGTGGGCGTGGTCCTCAACCTCGTGCTGCCCTGCAAGAACTGCAACGACCCGTTGCCCGACGAGGTGTCCCCCTCGGCCCCGGATCACCACACCGACCTCTAG
- a CDS encoding rhomboid family intramembrane serine protease: MIPIRDNVPRVTLPVAVTAIIILNVAAFLYSLGLDGRAASHLFHLYGVVPVRFFEPVWAAGAGYPDSPGWPLVSYMFLHGGWLHIILNMWMLWIFGDNIEDVTGHGGFVIFYLLCGLAAVGLHMVFEQSSPVPVIGASGAVAGVMGAYIMLYPHGRVLTLVPIIFIPLFLRIPSYLFLSVWFLSQLAAGLISSANNAMNVAWWAHVGGFLAGCVLIHWFRRPGHCRYCYNPASKDYEAEFEDL; this comes from the coding sequence GTGATCCCCATCCGGGACAACGTGCCCAGGGTGACCCTGCCTGTGGCCGTCACCGCGATCATCATCCTGAACGTGGCCGCCTTTCTCTACAGCCTGGGGCTCGACGGGCGGGCCGCGTCTCATCTCTTTCATCTCTACGGCGTGGTCCCGGTCCGGTTCTTCGAGCCTGTCTGGGCCGCCGGGGCCGGGTATCCAGATTCACCGGGCTGGCCGCTCGTCTCCTACATGTTCCTGCACGGCGGGTGGCTGCATATCATCCTCAACATGTGGATGCTCTGGATTTTCGGCGACAACATCGAGGACGTGACCGGCCACGGCGGGTTCGTTATCTTCTATCTGCTCTGCGGGCTGGCCGCGGTGGGGCTGCACATGGTCTTCGAGCAGTCCTCGCCAGTGCCGGTCATCGGCGCGTCCGGGGCCGTGGCCGGGGTCATGGGGGCATACATCATGCTCTATCCCCATGGCCGGGTGCTGACCCTGGTGCCCATCATCTTCATCCCGCTGTTCCTGCGGATTCCATCCTATCTCTTCCTGAGCGTCTGGTTCCTGTCGCAGCTCGCCGCCGGGCTCATCTCCAGCGCGAACAACGCCATGAACGTGGCCTGGTGGGCGCATGTTGGCGGCTTCCTGGCCGGGTGCGTCCTCATCCACTGGTTCAGGCGTCCCGGTCACTGCCGCTACTGCTACAACCCCGCCTCCAAGGATTACGAGGCCGAGTTCGAGGACCTTTAG
- the upp gene encoding uracil phosphoribosyltransferase has product MALHVVDHPLIRHKVGILRKHDISTSRFRQLANEITRLLTYEATKDFETETITIQGWAGEVEVDSIKGKKVTVVPILRAGLGMMDGVFDMIPGAKASVVGFYRDEETLEPVQYYVKLASQMEERTALILDPMLATGGTLNATIKLLKDSGCKSIKGLFLCAAPEGINRILGEHPDVDIYVAAVDERLNDIGYIIPGLGDAGDKIFGTK; this is encoded by the coding sequence GTGGCCCTACACGTGGTTGACCATCCGCTCATCCGGCACAAGGTCGGCATCCTGCGCAAGCACGACATTTCCACCAGCCGCTTCCGCCAGTTGGCGAACGAGATCACCAGACTTTTGACCTATGAGGCCACCAAAGACTTCGAGACGGAAACAATCACCATCCAGGGCTGGGCGGGCGAGGTGGAGGTGGACTCCATCAAGGGCAAGAAGGTCACGGTGGTGCCCATCCTGCGCGCCGGGCTCGGCATGATGGACGGCGTGTTCGACATGATCCCCGGAGCCAAGGCCTCGGTGGTCGGCTTCTACCGCGACGAGGAGACCCTGGAGCCGGTCCAGTACTACGTCAAGCTGGCCAGCCAGATGGAGGAGCGCACCGCGCTGATCCTCGACCCCATGCTGGCCACCGGCGGCACGCTGAACGCCACCATCAAGCTGCTCAAGGACTCGGGCTGCAAGTCCATCAAGGGACTCTTTCTCTGCGCCGCGCCTGAGGGCATCAACCGCATTCTGGGCGAGCACCCGGATGTGGACATCTACGTGGCCGCCGTGGACGAGCGGCTCAACGACATCGGCTATATCATCCCTGGTCTCGGAGACGCGGGGGACAAGATATTCGGCACCAAATAG
- a CDS encoding glycosyltransferase family 2 protein, translated as MRETVTGLVLTFNGERLLEKCLKSLDFCDELLVVDSDSTDRTREIAQACGARIMVNPWPGPVAQFKLALAEIRTTWVVSLDQDEYLTDALRDSIVKRLSMQERVAGYYVPRSSFYFNRFMKHSGWYPDYLFRVFRAGRMEVTASGAHYHFTPLGETARLTGDILHYPYESFQQHMEKINYYAEEGAKALRDKGRRGGLGPALLHGAGRFAKLYLLKLGLLDGRAGFYNAAAGAYYTFQKYIRIEETAKWGSPPDDRQDGQ; from the coding sequence ATGCGCGAAACCGTGACCGGACTGGTCCTGACCTTCAACGGCGAACGGCTGCTCGAAAAATGCCTCAAATCGCTCGACTTCTGCGACGAGCTGCTGGTGGTGGACTCCGACTCCACGGACCGCACCCGCGAGATCGCCCAGGCGTGCGGCGCGCGGATCATGGTCAACCCGTGGCCCGGCCCGGTGGCCCAGTTCAAGCTGGCCCTGGCCGAGATCAGGACCACCTGGGTCGTGTCCCTGGACCAGGACGAATACCTGACCGATGCGCTACGGGACTCCATTGTCAAGCGCCTCTCCATGCAGGAGCGCGTGGCGGGCTACTATGTCCCGCGCAGCTCCTTCTACTTCAACCGGTTCATGAAGCACTCCGGGTGGTATCCCGACTATCTCTTCCGCGTGTTCCGGGCGGGCAGGATGGAGGTCACGGCCAGCGGCGCGCACTACCATTTCACCCCGCTGGGCGAGACGGCCAGACTGACGGGCGACATCCTCCATTATCCCTACGAGTCGTTCCAGCAGCACATGGAGAAGATCAACTACTACGCCGAGGAAGGCGCCAAGGCCCTGCGCGACAAAGGACGCCGGGGCGGGCTCGGCCCGGCCCTGCTCCACGGGGCGGGACGCTTCGCCAAGCTCTACCTGCTCAAGCTCGGCCTGCTCGACGGCAGGGCCGGATTCTACAACGCCGCTGCCGGAGCCTATTACACCTTCCAGAAATACATCCGCATCGAAGAAACCGCCAAATGGGGCAGCCCGCCGGATGACCGACAGGACGGCCAGTGA
- a CDS encoding dephospho-CoA kinase, with product MSNEAEKRTWERVAPSSDCGLRLDKFWARELADEGVSRGRVQEWIESGLALVDGEVVTRGKHKLAGRETLRIGDAGVAPSDDAAQAVPGELEVVFEDAHVAVIDKRAGLTTHPAPGEPGPTLVNHLLHRWPDVASDISGMDRQRPGIVHRLDKDTSGLMVVALTEGDRLRLAADFAGRRVRKVYLAVVLGRPAQPAGTIDAPMGRHPSQKTRMAVVARGGREAVSDYRVLWTGPRGLASLVAVRIHTGRTHQIRVHMAHIGHPLLGDSAYGPRENVEWSRRPDRLAGLAPRQMLHAFHLSFRHPATCERVTLWRRPPADFCTLLAALPRECLRVGIVGMPGSGKSALLDSLRRAGQPCFSADEAVAGLYAPGGDGASMLGQRFGGAYLREDGGVDKQALFEAMKESGNLRREVMDLIHPMVRHQVEMFFRSHRDAPVAYAEVPLLIEGGWHKDGSVDLVAGVRCPDAKRTGELRQLRGMDADTLAVFDSWQWPEAEKLAACDLILDNDEGLDRLESEAARLHGLAMDRAGARVGETTAWLDRLWPELAATMDQEAEMDTGLATACADDVGTPDGSWEDGMDEVSEDDA from the coding sequence ATGAGTAATGAAGCGGAAAAACGGACATGGGAGCGCGTTGCCCCGTCGTCTGATTGCGGGTTGAGGCTGGACAAGTTCTGGGCGCGCGAGCTGGCGGACGAGGGCGTGTCGCGCGGGCGGGTACAGGAGTGGATCGAGTCCGGGCTGGCCCTGGTGGACGGCGAGGTCGTGACCAGGGGCAAACACAAGCTCGCGGGCCGCGAGACCCTGCGCATCGGCGACGCCGGTGTCGCGCCCTCGGACGACGCGGCCCAGGCCGTGCCCGGCGAGCTGGAGGTGGTCTTCGAGGACGCTCACGTGGCGGTCATCGACAAGCGGGCCGGGCTGACCACCCACCCTGCGCCCGGCGAGCCGGGGCCGACCCTGGTCAACCATCTGCTCCACCGCTGGCCAGACGTGGCCTCCGACATCTCGGGCATGGACAGGCAACGGCCCGGCATCGTCCACCGGCTGGACAAGGACACTTCCGGCCTCATGGTGGTGGCCCTGACCGAGGGAGACAGGCTGCGGCTGGCCGCTGATTTCGCCGGACGCCGGGTGCGCAAGGTCTATCTGGCCGTCGTCCTCGGGCGGCCCGCGCAGCCCGCAGGGACCATCGACGCGCCCATGGGCAGGCATCCGAGCCAGAAGACGCGCATGGCCGTGGTGGCCAGAGGCGGGCGCGAGGCCGTGAGCGACTACCGCGTCCTGTGGACCGGGCCGCGCGGACTGGCCAGCCTCGTGGCCGTGCGCATCCACACGGGCCGCACCCATCAGATCCGCGTCCACATGGCCCACATCGGCCACCCCCTGCTGGGCGACTCAGCCTATGGCCCGCGCGAGAATGTCGAGTGGAGCCGCAGGCCCGACCGGCTGGCCGGGCTGGCTCCGCGCCAGATGCTCCACGCCTTTCATCTTTCCTTCCGTCATCCGGCCACATGCGAGCGGGTCACCCTGTGGCGCAGGCCGCCAGCGGATTTTTGCACGCTCCTGGCCGCGCTGCCGCGCGAGTGCCTGCGCGTGGGCATCGTGGGCATGCCGGGCAGCGGCAAGTCGGCCCTGCTCGATTCCCTGCGCCGGGCCGGGCAGCCCTGCTTCAGCGCGGACGAGGCCGTGGCCGGGCTCTATGCCCCTGGCGGCGACGGCGCGTCCATGCTCGGCCAGCGGTTTGGAGGCGCATACCTGCGTGAGGACGGCGGGGTGGACAAGCAGGCGCTGTTCGAGGCCATGAAAGAGTCTGGGAACCTGCGCCGCGAAGTCATGGACCTGATCCATCCCATGGTCCGCCACCAGGTCGAGATGTTCTTCCGGTCCCACCGCGACGCGCCCGTGGCCTACGCCGAGGTGCCCCTGCTGATCGAGGGCGGCTGGCACAAGGACGGCTCGGTCGATCTCGTGGCCGGGGTGCGCTGCCCGGACGCGAAACGCACCGGCGAGCTGCGGCAGCTGCGCGGCATGGACGCCGACACCCTGGCCGTGTTCGATTCCTGGCAGTGGCCGGAAGCGGAAAAGCTGGCCGCCTGCGACCTGATCCTGGACAACGACGAGGGTCTTGACCGCCTGGAGTCCGAGGCCGCGCGCCTGCATGGGCTGGCCATGGACCGTGCCGGGGCGCGGGTCGGCGAGACAACGGCCTGGCTCGACCGGCTCTGGCCCGAACTGGCCGCGACCATGGACCAGGAGGCTGAAATGGATACGGGCCTGGCCACCGCTTGCGCGGACGACGTCGGGACGCCCGACGGATCGTGGGAGGACGGCATGGACGAGGTGTCGGAGGACGACGCGTGA
- a CDS encoding mechanosensitive ion channel family protein: MNLFDPKTVQSLLEEAVTLVSIYGLNLLISIGIFFVGRMAANKIAGLARALMLKARVDDTLRSFLRNVIYYALLAAVVVMALGQAGLNVTSFLAVLGAAGLAVGLALKDSLSNFAAGVMLIMLKFFRRGDWVSVAGESGTVQTVSIFNTILTTADNRMVIVPNAAILSGTIVNVTANDTRRVDLVMGIGYGDDLLKAKELLMKILTDDPRVLTMPAPQVEVLELAESSVNFAVRPWVKTPDYWGVYFGITEKVKLVFDQEGISIPFPQRDVHVYPVEKQN; this comes from the coding sequence ATGAACCTGTTCGACCCCAAGACCGTGCAGTCGCTCCTTGAGGAAGCCGTCACCCTTGTTTCCATTTACGGCCTCAACCTGCTCATCTCCATCGGCATCTTTTTCGTCGGACGCATGGCCGCCAACAAGATCGCCGGACTCGCCAGGGCACTGATGCTCAAGGCCCGTGTGGACGACACCCTGCGTTCGTTCCTGCGCAACGTCATCTACTACGCCCTGCTGGCCGCGGTGGTGGTCATGGCGCTGGGGCAGGCAGGCCTCAACGTCACCTCGTTTTTGGCCGTTCTCGGCGCGGCTGGCCTGGCCGTGGGCCTCGCCCTCAAGGACTCTTTGTCCAACTTCGCGGCAGGGGTGATGCTCATCATGCTCAAGTTCTTCAGGCGCGGGGACTGGGTGAGCGTGGCCGGGGAGTCGGGCACGGTCCAGACCGTGAGCATCTTCAACACCATCCTGACCACCGCCGACAACCGGATGGTCATCGTGCCCAACGCGGCCATCCTGTCAGGCACCATCGTCAACGTCACGGCCAACGACACCCGCCGCGTGGATCTGGTCATGGGCATCGGCTACGGTGACGACCTGCTCAAGGCCAAGGAACTGCTCATGAAGATCCTCACCGACGACCCACGGGTGCTGACCATGCCCGCCCCGCAGGTGGAGGTGCTCGAACTGGCCGAATCATCCGTCAATTTCGCAGTCCGGCCCTGGGTCAAGACCCCGGACTACTGGGGTGTCTACTTCGGCATCACCGAGAAGGTGAAGCTCGTCTTTGACCAGGAGGGCATCTCCATCCCCTTCCCCCAGCGCGACGTGCACGTCTATCCTGTCGAGAAGCAGAACTGA
- the lpxB gene encoding lipid-A-disaccharide synthase → MQTGNQHGPIWLSVGEASGDLHGAELIKALAQARPGISFTGMGGPAMEAEGMDVRYPSSLISLVGITEILGGLPRILLLLRRIRRALEQVQPCAVVLIDCPEFNFRIAKIARRLGIPVYYYISPQLWAWRPGRAEFLRDHVRRVICILPFEKDFYGKRGMDVDYVGHPLMDVLPLNRLDAMPVDRNLIGLLPGSRIREVSNLLPEFAGAARLLREKHPDLRYVIVRAPGMERERLLALWDSDIPVEIVEPDARYETFRACAMMLAASGTVTLETALIGTPVVVAYQVSALSALVARLLVRVKFISLPNLIADREIYPEHIQDRATAPHLAAAASSWIDSPERLASVRRDLAGLRSMVGEPGAAARAARIILDDLEALKG, encoded by the coding sequence ATGCAGACAGGAAATCAACACGGTCCCATCTGGCTGAGCGTCGGCGAGGCATCGGGCGACCTGCACGGGGCCGAGCTGATCAAGGCGCTGGCCCAGGCCCGGCCCGGCATTTCCTTCACCGGTATGGGCGGCCCGGCCATGGAGGCCGAGGGCATGGACGTGCGCTATCCGTCCAGCCTCATCTCCCTGGTGGGCATCACCGAGATCCTGGGCGGCCTGCCGCGCATCCTGCTGCTCCTGCGCCGCATCAGGCGCGCTCTTGAGCAGGTCCAGCCTTGCGCCGTGGTCCTCATAGACTGCCCGGAGTTCAACTTCCGCATCGCAAAAATAGCCAGGAGGCTCGGCATCCCGGTCTATTACTACATCAGCCCGCAGCTGTGGGCCTGGAGACCGGGCCGGGCCGAGTTCCTGCGCGACCATGTGCGCCGGGTCATCTGCATCCTGCCGTTCGAGAAGGATTTCTACGGCAAGCGTGGTATGGACGTGGACTATGTGGGGCATCCGCTCATGGACGTGCTGCCCCTCAATCGGCTCGACGCCATGCCCGTGGACCGGAACCTGATCGGGCTTTTGCCGGGCAGCCGCATCCGGGAGGTCTCGAACCTGCTGCCCGAGTTTGCCGGGGCGGCCCGGCTGCTGCGGGAGAAACACCCGGACCTGCGCTATGTCATTGTCCGCGCTCCGGGCATGGAGCGCGAGCGGCTGCTCGCCCTGTGGGACAGCGACATCCCGGTGGAGATCGTCGAGCCGGACGCCCGCTACGAGACGTTCCGCGCCTGCGCCATGATGCTGGCCGCATCCGGCACAGTCACCCTGGAGACCGCGCTCATCGGCACGCCCGTGGTGGTGGCCTATCAGGTGTCGGCCCTCTCGGCCCTGGTGGCCCGACTCCTCGTCCGCGTCAAGTTCATCAGCCTGCCCAACCTCATCGCGGACCGCGAGATATACCCCGAACACATCCAGGACCGGGCCACGGCCCCGCATCTGGCCGCTGCCGCCTCCTCCTGGATCGACTCGCCCGAGAGGCTCGCCTCGGTCAGGCGCGATCTGGCCGGGCTGCGCTCCATGGTGGGCGAGCCGGGGGCCGCAGCCAGGGCCGCCAGGATCATTCTCGACGATCTCGAGGCGCTCAAGGGGTGA